The DNA segment GGACGCATCAAGGAAGAGTACCGCGGCGAACGGGTGACCTCCCTCATTATAGAGTTCACCGTCGAGGAAGGGCGCCTCGCCGAAGTGCTCGGCGTGTTGCGCGATGTGTCAGGCCGCCTGGATACCGTATTCGCATTGGACGTCATAGCGTGCTTCGACGAGCGCGGTGAGCTTCCGGTGTGGGACAGTTTGGTGGAGATGGGGTACCGTCCCCGACCCAATGCCAAGGTAAATCTGGGCCTGGGCCGCCCGGCAGCCTCGGCATTGGTTGAACTGGTTGCATCAGAGGTGAGTGGGCGATGACGCATTCCTTGCATCGGATCGGCAGTGAGGCCAGCTTGGAGCGTGACTACGTGGTGCTCATTACCCCGGCGGCGGGGATTAACCACGAAGGGTCGGCTGCGAAGCTGAAGGAGATTCTGGACTTTATCGCGCAACTGGGGCCGACGAACATCGGCGGGTACGAGACGGGGTCCATCTACGCGGGGTATGGAGTCGAGGACATTAAGCACGGGCTCGACCGGGCGGTGGTACCCAGGGTTCGTTGCTGCTTTTCTGACCTGGACAAGGTCAAGCGGTTGGTGGAATTCGTGCGTGCGCGCGACTACGGGCTCTCCGTAACTGTGAGCGGACTCGTGGCGAATGTGAGGAGGATGTGCGCGGAGCTGGGTGTAAGGCCACACTCGGTGAACCTTTCGCTGGGGTTCCACGGCAGAACGGATCTCCTGCCAGAGTCCGAAGTGTTGGAGATCGTAACCATGTGCGGTCACGGGATGCTGGGTCCCCGCTTCGTAAGTTCAGTCATGGACCGGGTCAGTTCGGGCCAGCTTTCGCCCCGGGAGGGGGCCCGGGAATTGGCGAGGCCGTGCGTCTGCGGCATTTTCAATGTGGACAGGGCAGAACAGCTGCTGACCAGGGTCTGCCAATGCTCCCAGCACCGCTGCTGACCTGGTGGGCCTGAAGGTGGTGCCGGATGAGCAATAGGGAATGCCGCGAGATGCGTGTTGGCTTCATCGGATTGGGGCAGATGGGGGGGCCCATGTGTCTGAACCTCTTGCGGGCCAGCCAGACAATCGTCGCGTACGATATCGTGACTGAGCGGCTGAACCCCATTGTTGGCGCTGGAGCGGAAGCCGGCAGAAGCCCGGCGGACGTCGCCTCCCGTACCGGGGTGACTGTCCTGTCCCTCCCGACTCCGGCTGCGGTGGTGGAGGTCGTGCGGGGGCCGGACGGTATCCTGGCCGGGGCCCGGGCCGGACACCTGGTGATAGACACCAGCAGCGTTTCCCCGTCCACCTCGCGCGAGATGGCGCAGGCCTGCCACGAGCGGGGGGTAAGGTACCTGGATGCCCCCGTGAGCGGCGGGGTGAGGGCCGCCGAGCAGGGAACCCTCACTATCATGGCGGGCGGGGAGAGGGAGGTGTTCGAGGCGGCCAAGCCCTGGCTCGAGATTTTGGGCAAGAAGATCTTTTACGTTGGTCGTTCCGGATCGGGCAGCATGATGAAGCTCATCAACCAGCTCCTGTTTCTCAGCGGCGTGGCCGCGGTTTGCGAGGCCGTCAATCTTGCCCGCAAGGCCGGCGTGGACGACGGTACCCTGTGGGAAGTGATTCCTGAGTGCTCGGGTGCCAGCTATGCCTTTGCCACCCGCCTCAAGAACTTCCTCATGCCTGGCAGTTTTGAGCCGGGCTTCAGCGTGGCTCTGGCCGCCAAGGATGCTGATTTGATCATGGCTGCGGCACGGGAGCTAGAGGCGCCGCTGCCACTTGGAGCCGAGGTGCACAGGTTGCTGCAGGCCGCCCAGCGAGCGGGGCTGGGAGGCAAGGACGTTTCCGCCCTTTCCCTCCTTCTGGTCGAACAGAAACAGTAGAGAGGTGGGCACCGATGGTGGTGAGGATTGAAGTCGACGAGCGCGCGTGCACCGGCTGCCGATTGTGTGAAGCCGTGTGTTCCTTTGCCCACGAGGGCGGTGTCGGACCGGCGCTGGCGCGGGTATGGGTGCTCAACACCGACCTGTGGGGTCCGCGGCGGGTGGTGGTGTGCCGGCAGTGCGCGGTTCCGGCGTGCGAAAAGGTCTGTCCGGTAGGGGCCATCAAGGTGGTGGCAGAAGAGTCCGTCCGCTACGTCGGGGTGGACCACGACCTCTGCGTGGGCTGTGGGGCCTGCGAGGATGCCTGCCCTTACGGCGCCATTGCCATGCATCCGGACAAGCCCTGGCCCATTAAGTGCGATCTCTGCGGCGGAGACCCCGCCTGCGTCAAGTACTGCGCGGCCGGGGCCCTCTCTTCGGCGACGGGTAGCGCTCCCGTGCGTGCGCGGGAGCGGAGGCTCCGGGTGGTCAAACGAGGCAGTTGACCCGTCGGGGTTACGGAGTGATTTCATGTGAAAGGTTTCGGGGTGAGGTGCAGATTCTTGTCAGAGTTCCGCGATGCAGCCGGCCGGTCCGAGATGGAGGTCGAGGTCGGGGCCGGCAGCTCAGTAGCCGACCTCATAGCGCGTCTGTGTTCTGAGCTGCCAGGCCTGCAGGTGCTGCTCGAGAGGGTGGGGGGCAGCAGCTCGCCCTCTTTCGCGGTGGCCGTGGACGGCGTGGAGGTTCCCGCCTCGCGTCGGCCCGAGACTGTGCTCCGGGAAGGCAGCGATGTGCTCTTTTTCTTCCCCGGCGTCGGGGGCTAAGGTGATTGCGGACGAGCTCACGAGGAGGAGTCAGATCATGCCCCGTTACGGCGGATATTGCGGGAAGATTCTCCGGGTGGATCTCAGCAACGGCACTTTCCGCGTCCAAGAACTCGACGAGCGTTGGCCCAAAGAGCTGATCGGGGGGAACGGCCTGGGAGCCAGCCTGCTTCTTGCGGAGACCCCGCCGCGGATCGATCCCCTTTCGCCGGAGAGCAGGGTATACCTGGTCACGGGGCCGCTCAACGGCACACCTCTCCCCATCGGTACGAAGTTCGGTTTCGTCTTCAAGTCTCCCCTGACCGACGGCTTCATGGATAGCTATGCAGGGGGCTTCCTCGGCGCCGAGCTGAAGTTCTGCGGCTTCGATGCCGTGGTGCTGGAAGGCAGGGCTCCGCACCCCGTGTACCTTTGGATCGACGACGGCAAGCCTAGTTTGCTGGATGCCCGCCACCTGTGGGGCAAGGACACCTACGAGACCTGCCGCCAGATCTGGGAAGATCACGGTGACCCCATGATCCGGGTGGCGGCCATAGGGCCTGCGGGTGAGAACCTGGTGCGCTACGCCTGTGTGATGGCGGAAGGGTTCCACGCTGCCGGCCGGGGTGGCCTGGGTGCGGTTTGGGGCTCCAAGAACCTGAAGGCCGTCGCCTTGCGGGGGGTCTCGGGTGCAGTCAGGGTGGCCGATCCGGCGGCGGTGAAGCGGTTGGCAGACGAGATTTACCAGGCCATCAGGAAGGACCCCAGCCTGTGGGATGGTATGCCGCGGTACGGTACCGTATCGGCCGTCAACAGCAACCAGGCCAGCGGTATACTCGGCACCCGCAACTGGCAGACGGAGGTCTTCGAGGAAGCCGACAAGATCAACGGCGAGGCATTCCGGAGCCAGGTGTGGGAGCGGAACCTGGCCTGCTTTGCCTGCCCCATCCGCTGCCTGCATTTCGGCCGGGTCAAGCAGGGCCGGTACCAGGGGCTAGAGGCAGTAGGGCCTCAGTACGAGACGGTGTACGCTCTGGGTTCATTGTGCGGTAACGGCGATCCGGCTGCGATCCTGGCGGCTGGCGACCTGTGCAACCGGCTGGGTCTGGACACTATTTCTGCCGGAGTCTGCATTGCCTTCGCCATGGAATGCTACGAGCGGGGCCTGCTGACCGAGTCCGACACCCAGGGGCTGGAACTCCGCTTCGGTAACCGCAGCGCGATCATCGAACTCGTGCAACGCATTGCCTACCGCGACGGGATCGGCGGGCTCCTGGCCGAGGGGGTCAAGAGGGCAGCCGAAGCGGTTGGGCGTGGGGCAGACCGGTTTGCTATCCATGTGAAGGGCCTGGAGCTTGCCGGGCACAGCGTGAGGGGGTACAAGGGTCTGACTCTAGGCTACGCGACCAGCAACCGGGGGGGCAGCCACCAGGACATGCGGCACCTGCCCGAGCGGGCCGGCCAGTTCGACCGTCGTTCGACCACGGGGAAGGCGCAGCTGAATATAGACATCACCGCCACCACGGCCCTGCGAGACTCGTACATCTATTGCGCGATGTTTGAAGGTCTCATCGGGCGGGTGGGCGTGCAGCAGCTCCACGCGGACCTCATCAACGCGGTCACCGGGATGGCGCTGTCCCGCCAGGATCTGTTCACGGTTGCGGAGCGCATCTGGAATCTGGAACGGGCGTTCAACGTACGGGAAGGAAAGACTCGGGCCGATGACACTCTGCCCCGGCGCTTCCTGGAGGAGCCGATCCCGGATGGTTCCTCCCAAGGGATGGTTTCGTCTGAGGAAGAGCTTGCCGGGATGCTGGAGGAGTACTACCAATTGAGGGGGTGGGATCCGACCACCGGCGCACCGACACGAGACAAGCTGGAGGCACTAGGTCTTTCGTGGGTGGCTGATGCCCTCGGTGTTCGCTAATCTCGAGGCAGGTGAGCGCACGTGAGCGGTCTCCGCGGGAGAAGCAGGTCGGTGCTGGGACGCTATAGGGCAGCAGAGCATCTGGGAGAGGTGGCCTTTCTCATTGCGCTCTGTGTTCTGCAAGGCGCGTTCATTAGAGAGTCCCTGACCTTCGAGCCGGTGTCGCGTCGCTTTCCGCTGTTGTTTGCTACCGCAGGTTGTGTGCTGTCTGCTGTACTGCTGGGTGTAAAGCTAGCACGTCCCACCGGCGCGACTGAGCCTAGCGACCGGGCTGCGGAGGGCGTGGCTTGGTACGTGGTGTCGTTGTGTATGGCCGGTTGCCTTTTGGTTGCGTATGTGTTTGGGTTTCTCCCCGCTATCGGGTTATTTGCGTTCCTTCTGCCTGGGGTTTTGGGCGAGCGCAAGGTTAGGATGCGGTTGGCCTATGCTGTTGTGGTTACGGCACTGTTCTGGGCATTCGGGTATGCAATGAGTATTCCGTTGCCCGAAGGCCACCTTGCGCGCTTGATACTTGGCGGGAGTCGGTGAGGAGGAGTGCACGCATGTGGCTGGAGGGGTTTATCTGTGCGCTATCTGCTTATAACTTGCTCTGTCTTCTAGCCGGAACGCTGGTTGGATTAATTGTCGGGGCCCTTCCGGGATTGGGCCCGTTGTTCGGTGTCTCCTTGGCGCTTCCGTTCACCGTGGGCATGCCGCCGGAATCTGCCATCATCCTGTTGTCTGCCATCCACGCTGCTACGGCTTACGGAGATTCGATCGCATCCATTCTGGTCAGGGTCCCCGGCAGCGCAGCCACGGTGGCTGCTTGTTGGGACGGCTACCCGATGACCCAGCAAGGCCGTGGGGCGGTGGCACTTGCGATGTCAGCCCTGGGTTCCTTGTTTGGGGGGTTGGCGGGTTGGATTGCTTTGGTGGTGATTTCCGGTCCGCTGGTGCGTTTGGCCCTTAAGATGCACTCGGCGGAGTATTTTATGGTGGCCCTTGTGGCCCTGTCTCTGTTGGCTGTAGCAGGTTCTGGAAACATGGCCAAAGGGTTGCTGATGGGGTTCTTGGGGCTTTTGTTGTCCACGGTCGGCCAGGATCTTTTTACCGGGGGGTTCAGGTTCACCCTCGGAAGCCCCTATTTGGAAAGCGGCATACCGATGGTTCCTGCTGTGTTGGGGTTGTTCGCAATCAGCCAAGCGCTCGTGCTGGCGGAAGAGGGCGGCACTATAGCGAAGGTGGAGAGAGTCTCGGGTGGTGCCCTTGCTGCCGTGCGCGAGACGGTGAGACATTGGGCTACTGTCATCCGAGGGGCTCTGGTCGGCGTGGTCATGGGGATCTTGCCAGCTTTGGGTCTTTCGAGCGCTAACGTCGTGGCCTACCTTATCGAGAAGAGGGTTTCGCGGGATCCGGAGAGCTTTGGCCGCGGGAATCCGGCTGGGGTATTGGCACCGGAGACGGCTAAGAGCGCGTGTGTTATCGGTGACTTGATCCCCACAGTTACTCTTGGTATCCCGGGGTCTCCAACCACAGCCATCTTTATGGCGGCCCTTATCTTGCATGGGTTGCGGCCGGGGCCCGACTTCTTCCAGGGCAAGTTTCCCTATGTTGTTTTTGCAGGCATCCTGATGGCGCAGTTTGCCTTTTTCATCATCGGCCTGCTCTGTGCGCGGTACCTCGCACGCATTGTGCTATTGCCTAACGCGTATATGGTCCCTACGATCATCGCCTTAAGCCTGATTGGTGCTTACGCGGCTAATTATAGTGTGTACGATATGTGGGTCGCACTTGCCTTCGGCGTTCTCGGGTACGTTATGCAGAAGTACGGGTTTCCGTCAGCGTGTTTGGTTCTGGGGTTTGTGTTGGGCAACATCGCTGAAACCAATTTCGTGCGCGCGCTAATGGTTAATGGGTCGTACGTGGTCTTTGTGACGCGGCCCATATCCCTCGCCCTGTTGCTAATAGCGGTGGTCTCCTTCCTTTCGCCGTGGGTCTCCAGCCTGCGGCAGCGGAGTGACCGCAGCAAAAGCGGCGAGGGTGTCGGGAAAGCATCGCAAAATCATGCCTAGGAGGTGCGTACGATGCGAAAGACGTTGGTGGTCGGTCTCGTGGTAATCGTGGTGTGTGGCGCATTGTTGGTTGGGTGCACGAAGCCACAGGAGCGGTTCCCCAGCAAGAACATCACTTTCCTGATCGGATTTGGTCCCGGCGGTGCGAATGACATGATCACTCGTGCCTTAATTCCAGGCATGAAACAGGCTCTGGGAGTGGACGTTGTGCCTGTGAACCTGCCAGGTGCGGGTGGTGCTGTGGCAGCGAAGAAGTTGGCAAGTGAGCCGGCGGATGGGTACAATATTTTGTTGCTGTCTCAGTCGATAATCCTGACGCAGTATACTGGGCAGGCCGGTATTAAGATGAGTGATTACCAACCCATCATTGGGGTTGCCGAAGATACTTCCGCGATAACTGTGCCCGCTGATGCGCCTTACAACAACATCAATGAGTTCGTCACCTATGCGAAGGCTAATCCCGGCAAAGTCCGTATTGGAAATGCGGGAACGGGGGCCCTTTGGCATATCGCCGCCGCCCTGTTCGCCGACAAGGCAGGCATTGACGTGAAGCACATTCCGTACGAGAGTGGTGCCCAGGCTGCACTGGCCACGGCAGGGAAAGAGATAGAGGCTTGTGCGGTGAGCCCATCCGAAGTCAAGGGGTTGGTCGACGCGGGCAAGCTAAAGATCCTCGCACTCATGAGCGAGTCGAGGTACGACATCGTACCAAACGTGCCCACGTTGAAGGAGGCGGGTATCGACCTCACTTACCGCGTGTGGCGAGGGGTGTTCTGCAAGGCCGGAACGCCGGCAGAGAGAGTTAAGAAGCTTCACGATGCCATCAAGTCTGCCATGGCAGATTCAAGCTTTGTCTCTTCTATGAAAACAGCGGGCATCCCCATTGTGTACCGCTCCACGGATGACTTCGTGGCGCAGGTCAGGAAAGACGACGCACTGCTAAAGGAAACGCTGCAGAAGCTGGGCTTGCTGAAATAGATCAAGGGGGTGCAGTGCATGTCTCTGACCCAAGAGATGAAGCAGTACTTGAAATCCCTGGGCGCGGATCTTGTTGGAGTTGCTCCTGTCGAGCGGTTTGAGGGTGCACCGAGGCGACCTGAGGAGATACTCCCGGGCGCGCGGTCGGTAGTGGTGATTGGCTTGCGCATACCGTTGGCCAGCGTGGACGCTTGGAAGAAGCTGATGAAGTCCTACCAGGTGTACGGCCACGGTTGGCTCAATTTCCACTTGTCGTTCATGGAATACCACCTGGCCCAGTTCCTCGAGGACAGGGGTTATCATGCCTTGCCCCTTTCCTCCCTGGACCCCTATTACGATATGAAAACCTTCATGACCGAGGGGCTTTCGAATCGTCATGCGGCGGTGGCGGCCGGGCTCGGGGAGTTTGGGTGGAACAACCTGTTCCTGTCCCCGCGTTTTGGTCCGCGGGTCCGGCTGACCACCACGATTACCAGCGCTCCCCTCGAAGCTGATCCTATGTATAGCGGCCCACCGTTGTGCTTGAAACAAAGGTGCCTTAAGTGTGTTGAGGAGTGCCCTATGCAGGTGTTCGATCGGCAGGACGGGATACAGGTCACCATCGCCGGGAGAGCGTTCGAGATGTCGCGTTTGGATGGCGAGCGCAAGTACCTTTGCCGCTGGTGTGAGCACGGCTTAACCCGACGCGGTGGCGCACTTACGGAAATCCCCATTCCGGAGGAAAAAACCCCCGAAGCTTATCTGGACGCGTGGGACAAGCGTGATCGGTACCAAAAGCGCCGCCAGGGAATGTTCGGAGGCATTTACTTCTGCGGTCGATGTGTCCACGTCTGCCCGGTGGGCCGCGGTCACCAGGCGCAAGTCGGTTGTCAATAGAGGGGGCGTGTGGCTGGTGATATATGTGCACCACTAAGCTGTCGAGTGCGGGCGCGAAAGAGCCAAGGCTAGCCGAGGGAGCACTATAGAATAGCGTAAGCTCGGCATCGACTATAGAGTTTAGAGGCGAGCCCCCCTGAACCCGGGCAGGAGAAGCGGGTTTCAGGGGGGCAGCATCGCAGGCAGTTGAGAGCATTCCTGTAGGGTTCTTGAGGGAGGTTGACGCATAAAGAAGCCTCCTGGTAAGACTGGGGTGCCAAACCAAACAACAAGGAACCAGGAGGCGAAGAAAGCGGTGGATGCAAGGCCAATCAGCTTGGCGGAGGTGTCGGAGGCGGCGGTGATAGTAGGGGTGGACGTGGCGAAGTACTCGCACTGGGCCAGGGTGATAGATCCGCGGGGCGGTGAACTGGTGAAGCCCGTGCGGTTCGAGAATAGCAGAGTGGGCTTCTCTCGTCTAGACCCGGTGGTCGCTGAGGCTTTGCACGGGCTGGGTCTGGACAAGGTGGTAGTCGGGCTAGAGCCCTCCGGGCACTACTGGAAGCCGCTCGCCCACCACTTCCACTCCCAGGGTGTGCGGGTGGTGCTCGTCAACCCTTATCACGTGAAGCAGAGCAAGGAACTGGACGACAACAGCCACATGAAGAGCGACCGCAAGGATGCCCTGGTGGTGGCCAGTTTGGTGCAGCAGGGCCGGTTCCTGCGCTCGTACTTCCCCGAAGGGGTGTACGCCGATCTGAGGGTGCTGGTAGGCCGGCGGTCTCACCTCAAGCGGTGGCTCAATTCGGCGGCGAACAGGCTTTGGACGAGTACTTCCCGGAGTACGACAGGGTGTTCAAGGACTTGCTGGGGAAGGCCTTCATGTGGGTGCTGCGGCACTGTCCCTTTCCTCAGGATGTGCTGCAGTGCGATCCCGAGGGCCTGGCCACATGCCTCAAGGTGGCGGCGGGGAACCGGGTGGGGATGAAGCGGGTGAGGAGGTTGATGGAGGCTGCGAAGGTGGGCATTGAGGGTGCGAGGAAGAAGCTCTCGTCCTGCCTGGACGAGGTGGAGTTTTACCGGCAGCAGGTGGAGGGTGTAGAGGCCCGGATGGTGGGACTGCTCGACAGATTACCCGAGGCGAAGCGGCCCATGAGCATACGCGGGGTTGGTTCTGTGGTGGCGGCTACGGTGCTGGGCGAGGCGGGGGACTTCCGCAGGTTCGAGAACTGGAAGCAGTTGAGGAAGCTGTCCGGGTACAACCTGGTTGAGCAGAGCTCGGGCCAGAATAAGGGCCAGAGCATGATTTCTAAGCGTGGTCGTCCGGCGCTGCGGCACGTTCTGTACCTGGCGGCCGTGGTGGCCATAGCCAAGAACCGTGATTTTCAGGCCCTCTATGCATCTCTGACCATGCGCCAGCGCAATCCCCTCAAGGGCAAGCAGGCGCTGCTTGTGGTGGCCACCAGGATCCTGCGGGGATCATGTTCGCGCTGGTGAAGGCCGGGCAGAGGTACTGTCCGGGCAAGATGATGAGTCGGTGCCAACAGGAGGTCGTGCAGGCGGCCGCCTGAAGCACGAAGCCCCCGAACAAGTCTTGGGCGGGGGATCTCAGCCTCCCCCATTAGGGCGCCAGGGAACTGTGCGACCCCGTTTGAGAGTAGCTGCACCCCCGCCCGCCTCAAGGAGACAGGACGAAGGAATGTAGGGCTGCCGGGACCCAGCGAGGCATGATAGGGTGGGTCGGAGGCAAGCGTGGCGGGGAGCCGCCTAAGGCTACAAGCAGGGCTACAGGAGAGTGGACGGAAAGCTCGCGACGTGGCGCGGGCAGTGTGCTCCCCTTGGCCGTGAGCTGCGGTGGAACGGCGCTGCTACTTTGTTGGAGAGTTGGCAGGTGGTGGCCAGGGGTTCCTGTGTGATCGGTGGCAGTGCAAAGTCGGTGGATCAGGTCGTGGAGGTGGTGACGGGGTGGCTCGATTTTCGGATGCGCTGTCGGCCCAGTGGGAAAGGTGGCTGCAGGAGGGGGCTCCAGAGCGGCGTGCGGCCATGGTCTGAGGTAGGCGCAGGAGGAACCAGATAGTGGGTGAGTTCATCTTGGGTTCTGGAAGGGTGCTGTCCCGTGATAGGTCTGCCGGCGCTGCCAGCCAGTTGGGTGCGTACGGTGGGTGAGGGGAGGGGAATTACCTTGGATTTGGAGTGGTTGAAGGCACGGCTGGACAAGGACGACTCGCAGGCCCCGTTGCGGATGAAAATCTACGATGCCCTCCGGTTAGGGGTTATCGAGGGCCTGTTGGCGCCTGGAGACGAGCTGACCGAGAGTCAAATAGCGGCCGCCGTGCAGGTGAGCAGGACTCCCATTAGGGAAGCGCTGCAGCGCCTGGAAACCGAGGGCTGGGTCAAGCGCGTCCAGGGCCGGGGGATGGTCGTCACTGACTTCTCTGAGAAAGACGTGCGGGACCTGTACCTCATGCGTAGCGTGCTGGAGGGGCTGGCCGTGACGCTAGCCCTTCCAAACCTTACCGATGACGCCTTAAACCGGCTGAAGTGGATCGTTGACGAGATGGAGCTGCACACCAGCCGCGACAACCGGGAGGCGGTGGCTGCCAAGAACAAAGAATTCCACTGGCGGCTGGTTGAACTCAGCGGCAGCCGACACATCATCGCGGTGCTGAGGTCGGTGTACGAGCAGATCGACCGCGTGCGGGAAAGCTCTCTTTGGGCACCTGGCAGGATGCAGAAGGCTTTCGAAGAACACCTCGCAATTTACCAGGCACTTGCGAAGAGGGATACTGAGCAGGCGGCCGAACTGGTTCGCCGGCACGTTGTGACCGCTGGCGAGGTGCTGGTCGCGCGGATGCGAACGCGCGGGATCAAGCCTGTGGCAGATGCCTGAACCCGAGGGGCAGGGCCTGGGCTGGAGGCGTCTCCTGGGGCGGATACTTGTGTGGCGCGACCCAGGAGCAGTGGTGACGGGTCGGGCGGATGCTCCGGTATATTTGCTGGTGGTGGACGGAGCTGTCCAGTTTCGGGACGCTTCACACCTCTGGGGTCTCACCGCCTCTGCGACAGAGCAGGCCTTCCGCCAGGAACTTGGTGATCAGCGTGTGAGGGTAGCCAGCATTGGTCCGGCGGGAGAAAACGGCGTGCGATATGCATGTGTGATGCATGAAGGCCGGAACGCCAATGGCAGGTGTGGCTTGGGAGCCGTCATGGCTTCCAAGCTCTTAAAGGCAGTGGCTGTGCGGGGCACCGCAAGAGTCGACATGGCTGGCAGGGATGGCGTGTTCGAGATAGCCAGATGGTTTCGCGACCATTACCGGGACAACCCCCTGACCCGAACCCTGCATGATCTGGGCACCGATGGGGCGTTAGGTGGCTTGAATGCCACCGGAGTGCTACCGACCCGTGATTTTTCGGCGGGTAGCTTCGTGGGTTGGGAGGCCCTAACTGGGGAGACGTACGAGAAGCAGTTCGTCGTGGGGCGGTGCGGATGCTATGCCTGCCCGGTGAGGTGTAAGCGGACGGTGCGGCTGGGTGGTGCCGGGGTGGGAGGGCCTGAGTACGAGACCGCTTTCGGATCCAATCTGGGAAGCAGCAACCTGGGCTCCATCGTCGAGATCAACCGACTCTGTAATGGCCTGGGTCTGGATACCATTGCTACAGGAGTGACCTTGGCCCTGGCTACCGAATGCTTCGAGCAGGGTTGATCACAGCGCGCGATACGGGCGGGTTCGAGCTCCGGTTTGGCCGCGTGCCGGCTCGGAAGTTGATGCCGCTCATCGCCCGCCGGGAGGGGTTTGGGGCTGCTGTCGCCGAGGGGGCGGGCGGTTGGCGGAGAAAACCGGAGGGGCGGCACCGTCGCTGGTCGTAGAGGTAAAAGGGCTGGAGGCGGGCATGCACGATCCGCGGGGGAAGGTGAGCGTGCGGCTCGGTTATGCGCTGGCCGCTCATGGGGCCGATCACATGGTGGCGGCGCACGACGTCGTTTTCCTCAAGCAGGGTGCATACCCGCTTGAGCGGATTCTGGCAGACAGAGTCGGCGCCTACTCAGTCACGGTGGTTGGCTATATCGGGTTTGTCCCGGCTGGTCTATCCTTTTGCCCCCTTTTGCCCCAAGTCTCCCTTTCGTTTACCTCGCAGGATTTTTGAGCGCGGCGGGGAATTGCCTGGGTTCAAACGCGCCCGCTTTCGCAGTACGGCTGTTGGGTGGGGCTGGAGTAGCAGCAGGCTACTTTTCGGCAGCCGTAGAGACCGGAAGCCTAATTGGTGTGATGCTTGGCGGGGTGCTCTGGTCTAAGGTGGGTCCCGTGGCTGCATTCATGATCTCGTCGCTCGGATCTGCTTGGGCTATCACCTGTTACACCGTCGCCTGGCCTCGTCACCGCTCTCGGTGTGCACGATCGTGATGGTCGGCGCGGTTCCGGCCTACCCGCGTGCCTCCTCAAGGTAGGCGGATAACCACTAATAAGTGATTATCCGGCGTTCCTGCACCTTGAGCGGAGCAGTTATCCGCCTTGCACGGGGAGCTCGACGACCGTCAGGCTCTCCGGGGTGTTGGCCTACCGACCGCGCCGTCACGACCGCACCCCCCCGCCGGTAGCGGTTCTGCTTGACCGGGCTTGGCTCCTCATGGTGATCTTTGGCACCGGGGATAATTAGCGGGTTTTTGGCCATTGGAGGCAACCGAGCGGACCATTGGCCGGTTGCTATTGACTGCCTGTCCAGGCTGCCTGAAGCTACAGTACGGGGTACGCAAGGTCTCCCCTCCCTGTGATGTGCCTCGCGGAGTTCTTGCTGGCAGTGAACTCAACCGATGCCGACTTGCCCCGGTCGGGGTTGGGCCGATAGAGGGAGCTTGCCCGGGTCCCCGAGAGGGTGTGTGACACAGTCGTTATTGTCCTGTGGCCTTGCCTCCCCATTGATCTGGGTCCTGCGAGAACCACAAGTTGAATGGGTCCCGGGGCGTGGCAGGGGGGAGGACGATGCGCAAGTGGGTGAGGGGCTGGCCTTACTGCCAGTGGCCATCCTGCTGGTGAGCAACTGCCTGGTCATGCGGGCCGGTGGCCTTGCCCTCGAGGAACGCGGGCGAACAGTCCCCGTCACTGCTG comes from the Bacillota bacterium genome and includes:
- a CDS encoding NAD(P)-dependent oxidoreductase produces the protein MSNRECREMRVGFIGLGQMGGPMCLNLLRASQTIVAYDIVTERLNPIVGAGAEAGRSPADVASRTGVTVLSLPTPAAVVEVVRGPDGILAGARAGHLVIDTSSVSPSTSREMAQACHERGVRYLDAPVSGGVRAAEQGTLTIMAGGEREVFEAAKPWLEILGKKIFYVGRSGSGSMMKLINQLLFLSGVAAVCEAVNLARKAGVDDGTLWEVIPECSGASYAFATRLKNFLMPGSFEPGFSVALAAKDADLIMAAARELEAPLPLGAEVHRLLQAAQRAGLGGKDVSALSLLLVEQKQ
- a CDS encoding 4Fe-4S dicluster domain-containing protein, yielding MVVRIEVDERACTGCRLCEAVCSFAHEGGVGPALARVWVLNTDLWGPRRVVVCRQCAVPACEKVCPVGAIKVVAEESVRYVGVDHDLCVGCGACEDACPYGAIAMHPDKPWPIKCDLCGGDPACVKYCAAGALSSATGSAPVRARERRLRVVKRGS
- a CDS encoding MoaD/ThiS family protein codes for the protein MSEFRDAAGRSEMEVEVGAGSSVADLIARLCSELPGLQVLLERVGGSSSPSFAVAVDGVEVPASRRPETVLREGSDVLFFFPGVGG
- a CDS encoding aldehyde ferredoxin oxidoreductase family protein yields the protein MPRYGGYCGKILRVDLSNGTFRVQELDERWPKELIGGNGLGASLLLAETPPRIDPLSPESRVYLVTGPLNGTPLPIGTKFGFVFKSPLTDGFMDSYAGGFLGAELKFCGFDAVVLEGRAPHPVYLWIDDGKPSLLDARHLWGKDTYETCRQIWEDHGDPMIRVAAIGPAGENLVRYACVMAEGFHAAGRGGLGAVWGSKNLKAVALRGVSGAVRVADPAAVKRLADEIYQAIRKDPSLWDGMPRYGTVSAVNSNQASGILGTRNWQTEVFEEADKINGEAFRSQVWERNLACFACPIRCLHFGRVKQGRYQGLEAVGPQYETVYALGSLCGNGDPAAILAAGDLCNRLGLDTISAGVCIAFAMECYERGLLTESDTQGLELRFGNRSAIIELVQRIAYRDGIGGLLAEGVKRAAEAVGRGADRFAIHVKGLELAGHSVRGYKGLTLGYATSNRGGSHQDMRHLPERAGQFDRRSTTGKAQLNIDITATTALRDSYIYCAMFEGLIGRVGVQQLHADLINAVTGMALSRQDLFTVAERIWNLERAFNVREGKTRADDTLPRRFLEEPIPDGSSQGMVSSEEELAGMLEEYYQLRGWDPTTGAPTRDKLEALGLSWVADALGVR
- a CDS encoding tripartite tricarboxylate transporter TctB family protein, producing the protein MLGRYRAAEHLGEVAFLIALCVLQGAFIRESLTFEPVSRRFPLLFATAGCVLSAVLLGVKLARPTGATEPSDRAAEGVAWYVVSLCMAGCLLVAYVFGFLPAIGLFAFLLPGVLGERKVRMRLAYAVVVTALFWAFGYAMSIPLPEGHLARLILGGSR
- a CDS encoding tripartite tricarboxylate transporter permease; the protein is MWLEGFICALSAYNLLCLLAGTLVGLIVGALPGLGPLFGVSLALPFTVGMPPESAIILLSAIHAATAYGDSIASILVRVPGSAATVAACWDGYPMTQQGRGAVALAMSALGSLFGGLAGWIALVVISGPLVRLALKMHSAEYFMVALVALSLLAVAGSGNMAKGLLMGFLGLLLSTVGQDLFTGGFRFTLGSPYLESGIPMVPAVLGLFAISQALVLAEEGGTIAKVERVSGGALAAVRETVRHWATVIRGALVGVVMGILPALGLSSANVVAYLIEKRVSRDPESFGRGNPAGVLAPETAKSACVIGDLIPTVTLGIPGSPTTAIFMAALILHGLRPGPDFFQGKFPYVVFAGILMAQFAFFIIGLLCARYLARIVLLPNAYMVPTIIALSLIGAYAANYSVYDMWVALAFGVLGYVMQKYGFPSACLVLGFVLGNIAETNFVRALMVNGSYVVFVTRPISLALLLIAVVSFLSPWVSSLRQRSDRSKSGEGVGKASQNHA